One window of Pseudomonas sp. FP198 genomic DNA carries:
- the choV gene encoding choline ABC transporter ATP-binding protein, whose amino-acid sequence MSIIRFEDVDVIFANRPKPALELLDQGFSRPEILQQTGLIVGVEKANLDINKGEICVLMGLSGSGKSSLLRCVNGLNTVSRGKLFVEHEGRQIDIAACTPAELKMMRTRRIAMVFQKFALMPWLTVRENIGFGLEMQGRPEKERRKLVDEKLELVGLTQWRNKKPDELSGGMQQRVGLARALAMDADILLMDEPFSALDPLIRQGLQDELLDLQRKLHKTIVFVSHDLDEALKLGTRIAIMKDGKIIQYSRPEEIVLKPADDYVRNFVAHTNPLNVLCAGSLMTPLDQCISAQGEYCLDTVQNLWAALNASKELASVRRGAAAQALQHWNRNEASAPLRRLVTSVPADTGMREALRIRYETGHPLIVLDKDQTVVGVLGDTELYRALLGHDLSRPVLSEPLSEPAVA is encoded by the coding sequence ATGAGCATCATTCGTTTTGAAGACGTCGACGTCATCTTCGCCAACCGCCCGAAGCCGGCGCTGGAGCTGCTCGACCAGGGTTTTTCGCGCCCGGAGATTCTGCAGCAAACCGGCCTGATCGTCGGCGTGGAGAAGGCCAATCTAGACATCAACAAAGGTGAAATCTGCGTGCTGATGGGCCTGTCCGGCTCCGGCAAATCGAGCCTGTTGCGCTGCGTCAATGGCTTGAACACGGTGAGTCGCGGCAAGTTGTTCGTCGAGCACGAGGGCCGACAGATCGACATCGCCGCCTGCACGCCGGCCGAGCTGAAAATGATGCGCACCCGACGCATCGCCATGGTCTTCCAGAAATTCGCCCTGATGCCCTGGCTGACCGTGCGCGAGAACATCGGTTTCGGCCTCGAAATGCAAGGCCGTCCCGAGAAGGAGCGGCGCAAGCTGGTCGACGAAAAGCTCGAACTGGTGGGCTTGACCCAATGGCGCAACAAGAAGCCCGACGAGTTGTCCGGCGGCATGCAGCAGCGGGTCGGCCTGGCCCGCGCCCTGGCGATGGACGCCGATATCCTGCTGATGGACGAACCCTTCTCGGCCCTCGACCCGCTGATCCGCCAAGGCCTGCAGGACGAACTGCTCGATCTGCAGCGCAAGTTGCACAAGACCATCGTCTTCGTCAGTCATGACCTGGACGAAGCCCTCAAGCTGGGAACACGGATCGCCATCATGAAAGACGGCAAGATCATCCAGTACAGCAGACCCGAGGAGATCGTGCTGAAGCCGGCCGACGACTACGTGCGCAACTTCGTCGCCCACACCAACCCATTGAATGTGCTCTGCGCGGGAAGCCTGATGACCCCGTTGGACCAGTGCATATCCGCCCAGGGCGAATATTGCCTGGATACGGTGCAGAACCTCTGGGCTGCGCTGAACGCATCGAAAGAACTGGCCAGCGTGCGCCGCGGCGCTGCGGCCCAAGCGCTGCAACACTGGAACCGCAACGAGGCCAGCGCGCCCTTGCGCCGCCTGGTCACCTCGGTGCCGGCGGATACCGGCATGCGCGAGGCGCTGCGTATCCGCTACGAAACAGGACATCCATTGATCGTGCTCGATAAAGACCAGACCGTCGTCGGTGTACTGGGCGATACGGAACTGTACCGCGCACTGCTCGGGCATGACCTGTCGCGCCCGGTTTTGTCCGAGCCATTGTCAGAGCCTGCGGTGGCCTGA
- a CDS encoding aromatic ring-hydroxylating dioxygenase subunit alpha encodes MNPTLKTHRELLADRTPGHGMPGGLFGREDVFATDVDVFFTRHWILVGVTSDVAEPGDVSTIDIGKSSIILVRDDDEHVQAFRNVCRHRGARLKQAGKSTVGMLVCPYHQWTYDLDGSLKHAAHMGKDFDPGCKSLIPVHTRVVGAHVFVCLSDEPPEDILYLDQVMTPRFAQYDLSHSKIAYESEIIENGNWKLVIENNRECYHCAATHPELTASFLPEDFGFCTDGLGEDSLLALKEYHQRNADTRQDWENQGYLCEAVEHLGEDAVTQFRTQRLAIAGNGESQTLDTRVACTRLFGDLTRRDLGDIHLWTHNSWTHIMSDHAVVSYIIPLAPDKTLVRTKWLVHADAIEGVDYQVDRLIEVWAATNLQDANLVGITHSGTQDPAYSPGPFSAFTETYVDQFSRWYAARLAAHGV; translated from the coding sequence ATGAACCCAACCCTGAAAACCCATCGTGAACTGCTGGCCGACCGCACCCCGGGCCATGGCATGCCTGGCGGTCTGTTCGGCCGCGAGGATGTTTTTGCAACCGACGTCGATGTGTTTTTTACCAGACACTGGATTCTGGTGGGGGTCACCAGCGACGTTGCCGAACCCGGCGATGTCTCGACGATCGATATCGGCAAATCCTCGATCATCCTGGTCCGCGACGATGACGAGCATGTGCAGGCGTTCCGCAATGTCTGCCGTCACCGTGGGGCGCGCTTGAAACAGGCCGGCAAATCGACGGTGGGCATGCTGGTCTGCCCCTATCACCAATGGACGTACGACCTGGACGGCAGCCTGAAACATGCCGCGCACATGGGCAAGGATTTCGACCCGGGGTGCAAGAGCCTGATCCCGGTCCACACCCGCGTGGTGGGTGCCCACGTATTCGTCTGCCTGAGTGACGAGCCGCCGGAAGACATCCTGTACCTCGACCAGGTCATGACCCCGCGTTTCGCTCAGTACGATCTCAGCCATTCGAAGATCGCCTACGAGTCGGAAATCATCGAGAACGGCAACTGGAAACTGGTGATCGAGAACAATCGCGAGTGTTATCACTGCGCCGCCACTCACCCCGAATTGACCGCGTCGTTCCTGCCGGAGGACTTCGGCTTCTGCACCGACGGACTGGGCGAGGACTCGCTCCTGGCACTCAAGGAATATCACCAGCGCAACGCCGATACCAGGCAAGACTGGGAAAACCAAGGCTACCTCTGTGAGGCCGTCGAGCACCTGGGCGAGGACGCGGTGACTCAGTTCCGCACCCAGCGCCTGGCCATCGCCGGCAACGGCGAATCCCAGACCCTCGATACCCGCGTCGCCTGCACGCGCTTGTTTGGCGACCTCACCCGGCGCGACCTGGGCGACATACACTTGTGGACCCACAACTCATGGACCCACATCATGAGCGACCACGCGGTGGTCTCCTACATCATCCCGCTGGCGCCCGATAAAACCCTGGTGCGGACCAAATGGCTGGTGCACGCCGATGCCATCGAGGGCGTGGACTACCAGGTGGACAGACTGATCGAGGTCTGGGCTGCAACCAATCTTCAAGACGCCAACCTGGTCGGCATCACCCACAGCGGCACCCAGGACCCGGCCTATTCGCCCGGACCGTTCTCGGCGTTTACCGAAACCTATGTCGACCAGTTTTCTCGCTGGTACGCGGCGCGTCTGGCCGCCCATGGCGTGTGA
- a CDS encoding hybrid-cluster NAD(P)-dependent oxidoreductase: MTTYEKLTRLQRFTDPTTWAAYGSQWHSGEQKTLSCCAVRQETHDVKTFVFQCADFTALSFEPGQFITLSPVIGGQTIARCYTLSSSPTRPFTFSITVKRVPGGVVSNWLHDHLEPGDNLRASGPAGSFTPVGHPATKLLYLSAGSGVTPLMSMTRAACDMAANLDIVFLHSARTPADIIFHDELTRMQADMPGLRVIGICEGLGAASQWQQPIGRLDLPLLSQQVPDYHEREIFTCGPQGYMEAVKALLREAAFDFRHYHQESFDIAVLNEEPLIEQAPSPDPQQMFTVTLSRSGKTFSMSGNQTVLSAAKKAGAIVPSSCSQGICGTCKTALLEGTVDMNHNGGIRQREIDKGLRLLCCSKPTSNLVIDL, from the coding sequence ATGACGACCTACGAAAAGCTGACGCGCCTCCAACGTTTTACCGACCCGACGACCTGGGCCGCCTATGGCTCGCAATGGCACAGCGGCGAGCAGAAAACCTTGTCATGTTGCGCCGTGCGCCAGGAAACCCATGACGTGAAGACGTTCGTCTTCCAGTGCGCGGACTTCACTGCGTTGAGCTTCGAACCGGGGCAATTCATCACGCTGTCGCCGGTCATCGGTGGGCAAACCATCGCGCGCTGCTACACGCTGTCGTCCTCCCCCACGCGCCCGTTCACCTTTTCGATTACGGTCAAGCGCGTGCCGGGTGGCGTGGTCTCGAACTGGCTGCATGACCATCTCGAACCGGGAGACAACCTCAGGGCATCCGGCCCGGCGGGCAGTTTCACACCGGTGGGCCATCCGGCGACAAAACTGCTGTACCTGTCGGCCGGTTCCGGCGTGACGCCCTTGATGTCGATGACCCGCGCCGCCTGCGACATGGCGGCCAATCTCGACATCGTGTTCCTGCACAGCGCCCGCACGCCGGCGGACATCATTTTCCATGACGAACTGACGCGAATGCAGGCCGATATGCCCGGCCTGCGGGTCATCGGTATTTGCGAAGGGCTTGGCGCTGCCAGCCAGTGGCAGCAGCCGATCGGTCGGCTCGATCTGCCTCTGTTGAGCCAGCAAGTGCCGGACTACCACGAGCGGGAAATCTTCACCTGTGGGCCCCAAGGCTACATGGAAGCGGTCAAGGCGCTGCTCAGGGAAGCGGCGTTCGATTTTCGCCACTATCATCAGGAAAGCTTCGATATCGCGGTGCTGAATGAGGAACCGCTGATCGAGCAGGCCCCTTCACCCGACCCGCAACAGATGTTCACCGTCACCCTGTCGCGTTCGGGCAAGACCTTCAGCATGTCCGGCAACCAGACCGTGCTGAGCGCGGCGAAAAAAGCCGGGGCGATCGTGCCCTCCTCGTGCAGCCAGGGCATCTGTGGCACCTGCAAGACCGCCCTGCTGGAAGGCACGGTGGACATGAACCACAACGGCGGCATCCGCCAACGGGAGATCGACAAAGGCCTGCGCTTGCTCTGCTGCAGCAAGCCGACCTCCAATCTGGTCATCGATCTCTAG
- a CDS encoding LysR substrate-binding domain-containing protein yields the protein MKLQPLPPLNSLVAFEAAARHRSFTVAARELNVTQGAISRQIRLLEDYLGTALFIRTTREINLTATGSQYHESIRDTLQQIARATAGVRHWQGAQQVTVVTSTAMASLWLLPLVSEFQRQHEEIDLRIIATDQVEDFSRLDCDLALYYCSTPPNNMKVTALFSEEIFPVCSPAYLAQHPEAGRLEQLGACTWLWLEDQHRDWIGWKEWFRRLGHQAPEPRRRININSYSMLIQSALAGQGVALAWSRLLGDHLQTGHLVRPTSSLLRTDAQFCLLEPLGRVPNRQSVNRFREWLMTYLAQTEGA from the coding sequence ATGAAACTGCAACCGTTGCCGCCGCTCAACAGCCTGGTGGCGTTCGAGGCCGCTGCTCGCCACCGGAGTTTCACCGTGGCGGCTCGTGAACTGAACGTCACCCAGGGCGCCATCAGCCGCCAGATACGCCTGCTCGAAGATTATCTGGGCACGGCGCTGTTCATCCGCACGACCCGTGAAATCAACCTCACTGCGACAGGCAGCCAGTACCACGAAAGCATTCGCGATACGTTGCAGCAGATCGCCCGCGCCACGGCTGGCGTTCGGCATTGGCAAGGCGCGCAGCAAGTCACCGTGGTCACCAGTACGGCGATGGCATCCCTGTGGCTGCTCCCGCTTGTTTCGGAGTTTCAGCGCCAGCACGAAGAGATCGACCTGCGCATCATCGCCACCGACCAGGTCGAGGACTTTTCCCGGCTCGATTGCGATCTGGCGCTGTATTACTGCAGCACACCGCCCAACAACATGAAGGTCACCGCGCTGTTCAGCGAAGAGATTTTCCCGGTATGCAGCCCCGCGTACCTGGCGCAGCATCCCGAGGCCGGCAGGCTCGAACAGCTCGGCGCCTGCACCTGGTTATGGCTGGAGGACCAGCATCGGGACTGGATCGGCTGGAAAGAATGGTTCCGACGCCTAGGCCACCAGGCGCCAGAGCCTCGTCGGCGGATCAACATCAACAGCTACTCGATGCTGATCCAGTCGGCGCTGGCCGGGCAAGGTGTGGCCCTGGCCTGGTCGAGGTTACTCGGCGACCACTTGCAGACCGGCCACCTTGTTCGCCCGACCTCCAGCCTCTTGCGCACCGATGCGCAGTTTTGCCTGCTGGAACCCTTGGGGCGGGTGCCGAACCGGCAAAGTGTCAATCGCTTCCGCGAATGGCTGATGACTTATCTTGCGCAGACGGAGGGTGCCTGA
- a CDS encoding TetR/AcrR family transcriptional regulator, producing the protein MRVTKAQAQANREHIVETASVLFRERGFDGIGVADLMAAAGFTHGGFYKHFGSKADLMAEASANSLSQSLASTGELDVGGFFAMYLSREHRDARGHGCTMAALCGDAARQSDELKATFASGVESTLASLEKKLETQEERGRAKMLGLLAQAIGAIMLSRACPDDAPLAGEILEVCRAQILASLPASEP; encoded by the coding sequence ATGAGAGTGACCAAGGCCCAGGCACAGGCAAACCGCGAGCACATCGTCGAGACGGCGTCGGTGTTGTTTCGCGAGCGCGGTTTTGACGGAATAGGCGTGGCGGACCTGATGGCCGCTGCGGGTTTTACCCATGGCGGCTTCTACAAACACTTCGGGTCGAAGGCCGACCTGATGGCTGAGGCTTCCGCGAACAGCCTTTCGCAGTCGCTGGCCAGTACCGGCGAGTTGGATGTAGGCGGATTTTTTGCGATGTATCTATCCAGGGAACACCGCGATGCGCGGGGTCACGGTTGCACGATGGCAGCTTTGTGCGGCGATGCGGCGCGTCAGTCGGACGAGTTGAAAGCGACTTTCGCCAGCGGCGTCGAAAGCACCCTGGCTTCGCTTGAAAAAAAGCTTGAGACACAAGAGGAGAGGGGCCGGGCGAAGATGCTTGGCCTGCTCGCCCAGGCTATCGGCGCGATCATGCTCTCGCGCGCGTGCCCGGACGATGCTCCGCTGGCTGGCGAGATACTTGAGGTCTGCCGTGCACAGATCCTGGCGTCCCTGCCAGCATCGGAGCCATGA
- a CDS encoding SDR family oxidoreductase translates to MTTRKTVLITGASTGIGAVYAKRFAQRGHDLVLVARDNARLEALASELRNEHNVSVDVLQADLTQTGDLHKVEARLRDDDSIGILINNAGAAQSGSFIEQTTDSVAHLVALNTTALVRLASAIAPRLANAGEGAIINIGSVVGLAPEFGMSVYGATKAFVLFLSQGLSVELSPKGVYVQAVLPAATRTEIWERAGIDINTLTEIMEVSDLVDAALVGFDRREGVTIPPLQDGARWDALQAARQGLLSEIKQSTVAERYKA, encoded by the coding sequence ATGACCACTCGCAAAACCGTCCTCATCACTGGCGCCTCCACCGGCATCGGCGCGGTCTATGCCAAGCGCTTCGCCCAACGCGGCCACGATCTGGTGCTGGTCGCCCGCGACAACGCGCGGCTGGAAGCGCTGGCAAGCGAACTGCGCAATGAACACAACGTCAGCGTCGATGTGCTCCAGGCCGACCTCACCCAAACCGGCGACCTGCACAAGGTCGAGGCCCGCCTGCGCGATGACGACAGCATCGGCATCCTGATCAACAACGCCGGCGCCGCCCAGTCCGGCAGTTTCATCGAACAGACCACCGACAGCGTCGCGCACCTCGTTGCGCTCAACACCACCGCGCTGGTTCGACTCGCCAGCGCCATCGCCCCGCGCCTGGCAAACGCTGGCGAAGGCGCAATCATCAACATCGGCTCGGTAGTCGGCCTGGCACCGGAATTCGGCATGTCGGTCTACGGCGCAACCAAGGCCTTCGTGCTGTTCCTCTCCCAAGGGCTGAGCGTCGAGCTTTCGCCCAAAGGCGTCTACGTCCAAGCCGTGCTGCCGGCAGCCACCCGTACCGAAATCTGGGAACGCGCCGGTATCGACATCAATACGCTGACTGAAATCATGGAAGTGAGCGACCTGGTGGATGCCGCGCTGGTCGGCTTCGATCGCCGCGAAGGCGTGACCATCCCACCCTTGCAGGACGGCGCGCGCTGGGATGCGTTGCAGGCGGCGCGGCAGGGACTGCTGTCGGAGATCAAGCAATCGACGGTTGCCGAGCGCTACAAAGCCTGA
- a CDS encoding LysR family transcriptional regulator: protein MPASDLQTDWLKCFVAVVDAGSLSGAAHEVNRSQSAVSMQIKKLEAALGRQLLSRGPRHLHLTADGQTLLGYARRILALHAETQAAFHGEELTGRIRLGVAEDYAAKYLTPVLKRFSPRYAGVEIELNCEQSTALIPRVRSGDLDLALVSRDSPQSGTFLFKEPMVWVGSPQFELWRRDPVPIAVYESESLARRYAVDSLTQQGRRFKVVYNSSSLAGQVAAVEGGLAIAAITQCTVQPSLHVLSGEHGLGNIESMEVSILRSRASRGSKAVNSLHAFIIRALRAQT, encoded by the coding sequence ATGCCGGCCAGCGATTTGCAGACCGATTGGCTCAAGTGCTTCGTGGCGGTGGTGGATGCGGGTTCGCTGTCGGGGGCCGCCCACGAGGTCAACAGATCCCAGTCCGCCGTCAGCATGCAGATAAAAAAACTCGAGGCCGCGCTCGGGCGGCAGTTATTGAGTCGTGGCCCGCGACATCTTCACCTGACCGCCGACGGCCAGACGCTACTGGGCTATGCCCGTCGTATTCTCGCGCTGCATGCGGAAACCCAGGCGGCTTTTCATGGGGAAGAGTTGACCGGACGAATCCGTCTGGGGGTCGCCGAGGACTACGCAGCGAAGTACCTCACACCCGTTCTGAAACGCTTTTCGCCGCGCTACGCCGGGGTGGAAATCGAACTGAATTGCGAACAGTCCACTGCGCTTATCCCACGCGTACGCAGCGGCGATCTTGATCTGGCGCTGGTGTCGAGGGACTCGCCTCAAAGCGGTACCTTTCTGTTCAAGGAGCCCATGGTCTGGGTGGGCTCACCCCAGTTCGAACTGTGGAGGCGCGACCCGGTGCCTATCGCCGTCTACGAAAGCGAAAGCCTGGCCCGGCGATACGCGGTGGATTCGCTGACCCAGCAGGGACGCCGATTCAAAGTGGTCTACAACAGCTCCAGCCTGGCCGGACAGGTCGCCGCCGTTGAGGGGGGCCTTGCGATTGCCGCGATCACGCAGTGCACGGTGCAGCCATCGCTTCACGTCCTGAGTGGCGAGCACGGCTTGGGGAACATCGAATCCATGGAGGTTTCGATACTCCGTAGCCGGGCTTCTCGCGGGTCCAAGGCGGTCAACAGTCTTCATGCTTTTATCATCAGAGCGCTCAGAGCCCAGACGTAG
- a CDS encoding LysE family translocator, whose translation MPFDTWLLYLVTCCGIAVVPGPNALLALTHGAIHGSRKTLFTITGGVLGFALVLTLCALGLGALIQASVTWFTALKIIGGLYLIWLGFNLWRSPPVSLEAPATDSFRGGSLFRQGLVSAISNPKALLLFTAFIPPFLDPHRNIIAQTLAIALTYAVVEFIVEFGVASAAHRVRPWLARTGRRFNKVCGGFFVLFGVSLPIHN comes from the coding sequence ATGCCGTTTGATACCTGGTTGCTCTATCTGGTTACTTGCTGCGGCATAGCGGTAGTGCCAGGTCCCAATGCCTTGTTGGCGCTGACCCACGGCGCCATTCACGGCAGCCGGAAAACGCTGTTCACCATCACCGGCGGCGTCCTCGGCTTTGCCCTCGTGCTGACGCTTTGCGCCCTGGGCCTGGGTGCGCTGATCCAGGCTTCAGTTACCTGGTTCACGGCGTTGAAAATCATCGGCGGGCTCTATCTGATCTGGCTGGGCTTCAATCTGTGGCGATCGCCTCCCGTCAGTCTTGAGGCGCCCGCTACAGACAGCTTCCGTGGTGGGTCGCTGTTCCGCCAGGGGTTGGTATCGGCCATTTCCAATCCCAAGGCGCTGCTGCTGTTTACCGCATTCATTCCGCCGTTTCTGGATCCGCACCGGAACATCATCGCGCAGACGTTGGCCATCGCGCTGACTTACGCGGTCGTCGAGTTTATCGTTGAGTTCGGTGTAGCCAGCGCAGCGCACCGGGTCAGACCCTGGCTCGCCCGAACCGGGCGCCGGTTCAATAAAGTCTGTGGCGGTTTTTTCGTACTTTTCGGGGTGAGCCTGCCGATTCATAACTGA